In Spirosoma aureum, a single genomic region encodes these proteins:
- a CDS encoding amidohydrolase family protein, giving the protein MIQPYSRLLLIVYCTFFIFHSLTAQVEKSPARQEGEGPFGKLIIRGVTLVNSTGAPPVGPMDIVVEKNRIVQIKQVGYPGVPIDPKGRPKAASGDKELNCEGMYLMPGFVDMHGHIGGQAQGANAEYVFKLWLGHGITTIRDPSCGNGLDWVLEHRAKSERNEITAPRIKAYTVFGQGAKEPISTPEQARAWVQQNAKRGADGIKFFGAEPNIFRAALEENKKLGLRSACHHAQLEVARMNALATAKAGLTSLEHWYGLPEALFDDKTVQNYPANYNYGNEQNRFEEAGNLWQQAAKPGTDRWNKVMDELIALDFTLDPTFNIYEANRELMLARRAEWHDDYTMPSLWRFYGPSRISHGSYWHSWGTEQEVAWKKNYQLWMEFINEYKNRGGRVTAGSDSGFIYQLYGFAYIRELELLRESGFHPLEVIRAATLKGAEALGMADQIGSVEIGKLADFVIIDQNPLANLKVLYGTGAIHLNDKNEVERVGGVTYTVKDGVVYDAKKLLADVRKMVADAKQKENFEISQPGVAPKPGKISGGKN; this is encoded by the coding sequence ATGATACAACCTTACTCTCGACTCCTATTAATTGTTTACTGTACTTTTTTTATTTTTCATTCCCTGACGGCTCAGGTTGAAAAATCGCCAGCGCGCCAGGAAGGCGAAGGCCCATTCGGGAAACTAATCATTCGGGGCGTTACGCTTGTGAACAGTACTGGTGCTCCACCAGTCGGCCCGATGGATATTGTGGTCGAAAAGAACCGCATTGTTCAGATTAAACAAGTTGGTTATCCGGGTGTACCAATTGATCCCAAAGGTCGCCCAAAAGCGGCATCGGGCGATAAAGAACTGAACTGCGAAGGAATGTATCTGATGCCCGGTTTCGTGGATATGCACGGCCACATTGGCGGGCAGGCGCAGGGTGCCAATGCTGAATATGTTTTTAAACTCTGGCTTGGGCACGGTATTACGACCATTCGTGACCCATCATGCGGAAACGGCCTCGACTGGGTGCTTGAGCACCGCGCCAAAAGTGAACGGAATGAAATTACGGCACCACGTATCAAAGCCTATACCGTGTTCGGGCAGGGAGCGAAAGAGCCGATCAGTACGCCCGAGCAGGCCCGTGCCTGGGTACAGCAAAATGCCAAACGTGGGGCTGATGGCATTAAATTCTTCGGTGCCGAACCGAATATATTCCGGGCAGCTCTGGAAGAAAACAAAAAATTAGGGCTGCGATCAGCTTGCCACCATGCCCAACTGGAAGTTGCCCGTATGAACGCATTGGCTACCGCGAAAGCTGGTTTGACCTCGCTGGAACACTGGTACGGTTTACCCGAAGCTTTGTTCGATGATAAAACGGTTCAAAATTATCCTGCCAATTACAATTATGGCAACGAACAGAACCGCTTTGAAGAGGCTGGTAATCTCTGGCAGCAAGCAGCAAAACCGGGCACCGACCGGTGGAATAAGGTTATGGACGAACTGATCGCGCTGGATTTTACACTCGATCCCACCTTCAATATCTACGAAGCTAACCGCGAACTGATGCTGGCCCGACGCGCCGAATGGCACGACGACTATACGATGCCCAGCCTGTGGCGGTTTTACGGTCCAAGCCGAATCTCCCACGGGTCGTACTGGCACTCGTGGGGAACCGAGCAGGAAGTTGCCTGGAAAAAGAATTATCAGCTTTGGATGGAGTTCATCAATGAATACAAAAACCGGGGAGGTCGCGTAACCGCTGGCTCCGATTCCGGCTTCATTTATCAGCTATATGGGTTTGCTTACATCCGTGAGCTCGAACTCCTGCGCGAATCGGGATTTCATCCCCTTGAGGTAATCCGGGCGGCCACCCTGAAAGGAGCAGAAGCGCTTGGAATGGCCGATCAGATCGGTTCCGTTGAGATAGGTAAATTGGCTGATTTTGTGATCATTGATCAAAATCCGCTGGCCAATCTGAAAGTGCTTTACGGCACAGGAGCCATTCATCTGAACGACAAAAATGAAGTTGAACGGGTTGGGGGCGTAACGTATACTGTTAAAGATGGTGTCGTTTATGATGCCAAGAAATTACTGGCCGATGTGCGTAAGATGGTCGCTGATGCCAAGCAGAAAGAAAATTTCGAAATAAGCCAGCCAGGTGTGGCACCAAAGCCAGGAAAAATATCGGGTGGTAAGAATTAA
- a CDS encoding metallophosphoesterase family protein, with protein MNQENHKKEILFLSDTQAPMWVERLVLRAHQNTKATTTIFAEIIRLKPAVLYWLGDIVSLGYRNNKWRIIDQFLAKCTEVGTAVYAIMGNHDVMGRPRKGARNFQQRFPEHSPTGYIKTTDGIAVVMLNSNFSILSVADLVKQQTWYEQALRDLDADPTVNVIIVTCHHAPYSNSKLVGSSKLVQQRFVPAYTKTQKGRLFITGHSHAFERYQFEGKEFLVIGGGGGLRQPLNMSPNRLPDMATTYKPLFHYLAVRREGDGLVLTSYCLRKDFSGFDQGYQFTIQAEVPVS; from the coding sequence ATGAATCAGGAAAATCATAAAAAAGAGATTCTATTTTTAAGTGATACGCAAGCCCCGATGTGGGTTGAGCGGTTAGTGCTGCGAGCGCACCAGAACACCAAAGCGACAACCACAATCTTTGCTGAAATCATACGATTGAAACCCGCCGTACTGTATTGGCTCGGTGACATTGTATCGCTGGGCTACAGGAATAATAAGTGGCGGATTATTGATCAGTTTCTGGCGAAATGTACCGAAGTGGGCACCGCCGTCTATGCGATCATGGGTAACCACGACGTGATGGGCCGCCCTCGAAAAGGTGCCCGAAATTTCCAGCAACGCTTTCCTGAACACAGTCCTACAGGCTATATAAAAACCACCGACGGCATCGCTGTCGTCATGTTGAACTCTAATTTCAGCATACTTTCTGTTGCTGATCTGGTGAAACAGCAAACCTGGTATGAACAGGCGCTTCGTGATCTTGATGCCGACCCCACTGTGAATGTTATTATCGTTACCTGCCACCACGCTCCGTACTCAAACAGCAAACTGGTTGGTTCCTCGAAGCTGGTTCAGCAACGATTTGTGCCTGCCTATACCAAAACGCAAAAGGGACGGCTGTTTATTACGGGGCATTCTCACGCGTTCGAGCGATACCAGTTTGAGGGAAAAGAGTTTCTGGTCATTGGCGGTGGGGGAGGTCTCCGACAGCCATTGAATATGTCGCCGAACCGCCTTCCCGATATGGCGACGACGTATAAACCCTTATTCCATTACCTTGCCGTTCGTCGTGAGGGAGATGGCCTTGTGCTAACATCGTACTGTTTACGAAAGGATTTTTCGGGCTTTGATCAGGGCTATCAGTTTACGATACAGGCCGAAGTACCCGTATCCTGA
- a CDS encoding glycerophosphodiester phosphodiesterase, whose translation MSLLLLLLFGCQKDYEAPVPYTFTNKPGAGKFTPAIRSAMEGVYRVTDGAGLFGDQVALKWTYTNEGTDTTHYLSVFTGLDAGFFNLEINAKADSLAMAGYWRKLVNTRTGLARLAVRVRHSGRLQPFTGSLVEGDTLVMEGVYGDQMTEPAQKLTLAYSRPLNRRPFSIMAHRSGGRTSDLLPASENSVEIIKLASRLGATGIEIDVRYTKDGVPILYHDNTLNLRLVQKNGLAGPVENYTYQQLSSLVRLINGEKIPTLEEALETVVSNTSLEFVWLDTKYIGPMDKVQAIQQKYRQKAILARRNLRIVIGLPSTDAVESYEALSDKENTPILCELDTSITRNLNARIWAPRWTLGPQTEEVKAMQAEGRTVFVWTLDEPEFIREFIAENSFDGILSNYSPVVAYYHYVDQ comes from the coding sequence ATGAGCCTGTTGCTTCTGCTCTTGTTTGGGTGCCAGAAGGACTACGAAGCTCCTGTACCGTACACCTTTACCAATAAACCGGGGGCTGGTAAGTTTACGCCGGCTATTCGGAGCGCCATGGAAGGCGTTTATAGAGTTACAGATGGCGCTGGCCTGTTTGGTGATCAGGTGGCGCTGAAATGGACCTATACCAATGAAGGCACTGATACGACGCATTATTTATCTGTCTTTACCGGACTTGATGCCGGGTTTTTCAATCTCGAAATCAATGCCAAAGCCGATAGTCTGGCAATGGCTGGTTACTGGAGAAAATTGGTAAATACGCGAACAGGGCTGGCCCGTTTAGCGGTTCGGGTCAGACATAGTGGACGGCTACAGCCCTTTACCGGAAGTCTGGTTGAAGGCGATACACTGGTCATGGAGGGCGTGTATGGCGATCAGATGACCGAGCCAGCGCAAAAGCTAACACTGGCCTACAGCAGACCACTTAATCGCAGACCATTCTCGATTATGGCGCATCGGAGTGGGGGTCGAACATCCGATTTATTGCCTGCATCTGAAAATTCGGTTGAAATCATTAAACTGGCCTCACGCCTTGGGGCAACCGGTATTGAAATCGATGTGCGTTATACTAAAGATGGCGTACCTATCTTGTATCACGACAACACGCTTAACCTAAGGCTTGTACAGAAAAACGGGTTAGCCGGGCCGGTCGAAAACTATACCTATCAGCAGCTAAGTTCATTAGTCCGGCTCATAAATGGTGAAAAAATTCCAACGCTGGAAGAGGCCTTGGAGACAGTTGTCAGCAACACATCGCTGGAATTTGTCTGGCTTGATACGAAATACATCGGGCCAATGGATAAAGTACAGGCCATTCAACAAAAATACCGGCAGAAAGCTATTCTGGCCCGGCGAAATCTCCGAATTGTCATTGGCCTGCCAAGTACCGATGCCGTTGAATCTTACGAAGCGCTCAGCGATAAAGAGAATACGCCTATTCTATGTGAACTGGACACGTCGATTACCCGAAATTTGAATGCCCGGATCTGGGCACCCCGCTGGACGCTTGGCCCGCAAACAGAAGAAGTAAAAGCCATGCAGGCTGAAGGACGAACCGTATTCGTCTGGACACTCGATGAGCCTGAATTTATCCGTGAGTTCATTGCCGAAAATTCATTTGATGGTATTCTGTCAAATTATTCGCCGGTAGTCGCCTATTATCATTACGTAGACCAGTAA